The window attttttgcatttatatTTGCTGTTTCCAATCTTCAGTCTCTGTGAACAAGCTCTACACCTATTAATCTTTCGCTCTCCTTCTCGGCAAGAAAACGAAAAATAAATTCATGAAGCATGACTTACGCAGCTTCGGCAGCGTTGAAGTTTCCTCCATCTTCAGTTTGAATTGTTACATTCATCTTAATTTTCGTATCGGGCTCTTGCACTGGATTGTCACAGTTGAGACAGTTGGTGGCTGTTGCTGTTATGTTGATGAAGTACCGGTATCTGACCCGGGGATCTGAAGCATTAACTAGAATTGTAAGGTAAAATATGTAGGGTTATGTAACACTTTGTGCCACTTAAAGCCATCGTCTAAAGCATTTTGTGCATTGCATTGCGCATAAAAGACATAAGAAATTATAGTCTGGAGAGCTGCAAAAGAAACGTTTAAACTTCATTCTTTATTTATCCGAAGGGAACTCACCTTTATTCTTGCAAACGTTTTCATCAAATTTAGCATTTTGGCATACAGTCCTTGTATCCAAACGTCTTATCTGGCAAGATTCTGTTAATGGAAACATTGTCAGAATTATAGATCCCATCCACAGTATAGAAGAAATCTAAGCCAAGAGGAACAAAACTATGCTATATTCAGAAAGTAAAAATCTACAATAATTTAACAATGTTATTGAAATTAGCCATTTGGGTTTATTGAATTGATAAAGTAAGGGTAGCTGACTATATGAGCgattataaacaaaaaaatgaacatgtttCACTGTctaacacatatataataatctAAAGAGACTTGATGTCATCATTGCCAATTCATTTTCCATTTCTTATGTTAAGTGCAGATGTAATTATACTTTTATTAGCTctgtttttaatcacaaaatgaGAACTTAATTGTAAAGGAAGTTTGTTTACCATTGAGAGTCTTATTGCAGACATACGTTGGACAGAAACCTATATTGACAAATCCAAATGGTCAACTTGAATCTTTGTACCTTTGAAGCAGaactgctttacacacacacacacacacacacacacacacacacacacacacacacaccacacacacacacacagaaaattgacagtgaaaaaaaacataaaatacagtgTAATTCACCTGTGATGTTTGATAAACTTCCATTGCACCTCCCTTTCAGGACATACAGAACCAGATTCTTACGGATATGCCATTCTGAGATGCCCACAAAATCGCCGAGCATTTGAGGCCACACCTCCCCCCAGGTTTCTGTAAattaaaaacaggaacacagttagatttttttatttgtttaaatactGGTGTTAAGGTCTAAAAACAATTTAGTATTGTGTGACAAGTATACAATATTTATATACTGCTCTTATATAATATACTCACTGTTGGACTGTTGTTGAGTTTGATTTTTCTGCAGAAACACTATAAGTCCTGCAGCTTGGAGGTAAAGAAGTTTATGTCACTTAGTAATTTCATAATATTCTTCCAATAATTTCTTGCATACTTTCACACAACATTTTACAGCAGTAAAACCCAAAAGAAGAATTATTTGCAACTAAAATTTATCGGAATCTCCAATCTTAGTTCAATGGATGCACAAGGAATGAGGGCTCATGGGGGGTTGGAGCCTTTCCCAGTATgcactcagagagagagacacacacacccagcacaGGCCACCAGTCTAGTGCACAGCTAAAGGCTGGCATATGCTTGAAAGAACTTAGTTTGTACGAACTGTCATCAAAGCATGTCTAAAGtcacatttatttacaacagGAGTCATAATGCCTGTCCTCATAGAGTGACGAGACAAAACAATTGTTTGCTAATACTTAAATAATGCCCAAAAAATTACAGTCTGAATATTTTGTCAATTCAGGGTAACAATTAAATACTTATCAGCTACATATACTTGTACAGGTAAAGAAGGACAGGTAAGAAAGGGGAAACTTGTATGCATTTAGGGACCTAGTAATAAGTTAAGGCAAGACACAGGTTTTTAATGCACGGGTAGATTTGTCGGCAATTTTGCATCCATAAAATgtcaatgtaaaaagaaaaagaaaaaaatacacatttaggtttttattttactacacTTTGTCTATTTGTGTTTGTAGACTTTTCCTGAATTCACCAAGCTTGTATTAGATAAAGCCTCATTAGAAATCCGGTAATACAAGTAGTATTACCTTGATGTAAGTAATCCCCTGGGGAGGTTTCATGGTGATATTTCttagttaaatatttatttgataGTATCACCTGTAGTGTCTAGAAAAATGTATCTCTACACatctttgtttttaagattatttttttaggcgtttccctttattatagtgacagtggatagacatgaaagtgggagagagatggggggggaagcagcaaagggccacaagtaagattcaaacccgggccgctgcaggaatccgccaacatggggcaaacgctcttactgggtgagctagaggacACCCCGTATCGACACGTCTTTAAAGGCTTTGCAGTTTTCTATCTATACTCTGGAGGTGTTTACAAAGGAGTTTGTCAAATATCATTCATAGCCTAATTCATACAACATGTAATACCTAAACCTGCTTTATGGAGTGACAAAAAGAGATATCTAAATCTCCCTCTGTCAAACTCTCTTTTTGACTCTAATATGTCAACAAAATTAAATCGGAATTTTGACCTGGTTTTATTGAAAAGGTTGTCAAAAATATATTACTGTCATGCAAACACTATTACATAGCTGTAAAGGTGCACCCTTCCTCCCAGACTGAGCATGATGTTTTGTTCCCAAGCAACAATCAAAAACTActgtgtaaaaatgaaaataaatgttcaatATAGTTTGGACTCACTCAGATTTGAACGGTTTTTTGCAGTGATGAAGCCAGCGAAGTTATCCACAATAACAAAATGGGGGTCCTTGGTCGACAGACGTTTTTTAAGTTCCAAAGGGTTCTGCTTGCCTGAATTACCTTAATCAAATCAGATCACAAGTTaaacaaactgaatgtcagTACTCTTGTTTCAATGCTCAAAAATGTCATTTCTTAAGAGAACAATATATCACATgccatgtgtgtatatgtaggCCACTAGACTTTGGTAGTTGGAGATTGTGTCTACTTACAAACTGGATACATCCACAGAAGACCCACAAACGAAACCCAAGTAATCCAGCCCATGTTCATTTTGATGACATTAAGTCTCGTTCAGGATGTGTGACCCATTCACTGCACAGTAGATGAATAACAACTGTTATACCAAAGTACTTTTCTATAGCAGACTATCAGCCAAAAGTATTTACTTCTTACCTTTGTCTGAGACAAGCAGCAAACtgcagcactaaacaaaaggaACAGAACTTTTAGCCAgatgaatgtgtttttgaacTGACTTTGCATAGCTTGCCGCTGCAtgaattttgttttgcaaattcACAGTTCCTGAAAATGACTTTGAGCCTATGCAAAAAAACCATAACAACAATGTGCTTGGACGAATGTCCAGggatgatgtacagtatgtaaccaAATTCAAAGGAATAAATGGTGGTTGTTGTGTTGTACTTCTTGTGTGAACAACAACATTTTCTGCTTAGTACCAGTACCAAATAACCTTTGACAAAACCTCCTCAAGAATACCAAATCATTTTTCAGATCATTAAGAAGTTTGACCTTATATATCCCACATTAATTCCCATGTTTCTAATATTTCCAACAGACCTGGAACTGGCAAATGTGTTGGGGTATTTATAGCATCTATCTGTAAGAGAGatacaagaaataaaagttttttcAGATGGAAATTCTAATACTGaatcttttgttgttgttgcatggcTTATGTGTTACATGCTTTTCGGTAGCCGTCTACATATGCCTTTCATTTAACAAATTAAACTGCTAATGTATGAATTTCATagggaaaaaacaataaaacaaaaacatttcccaATATTGataagtaaataaaagaaaGCATCCAACTTAGTCCCAATCACGCTTCATAACTTAAGGAAAGATTCAACATTTTGCATTATAAAACTTAGAGGAGTAGTCAGTTAGTAGTTAGTTAGAGGAGAAGCCACGATACCGCTCCCATCCCGGACTATGATTAGAtgaaattagattagattcaactttgtTGTCATTTAGCAGAGTACAGGTACTGAGCCAATGAAATGCAGTTGACATCCACCCAGAAGGGCAAAAGAAGCATTACATACCAAAGTACAGGTTGAGTACAGTATTATGTAAATGATAGAGATTAATTATGTACAACAGTGTGTATTTAGATATATACAGGTTTTCCAGATTACTGTACATGtctaaaaagtgacagaaaaggaATATAGAGTATGTACATATACTAAACAGTACATATGTTAGCAGTGCAAGGGCATTGATGAAACAGTGCAGGAGTAAATGTAAACAGGTAAGCAatgcagtaaaaagtaaagagtGCTAGACAGGAGGTGAAGTGTTGTTCAGCATAGTCTTCTCTGGAAAGAAGTTGTACCTGAGCCTGTTGGAGCGGGAGCGCAGGCCCCTGTATTGCCTGCTGGATGGAAGTAGGGTGAAAAGACCATGGTTTGGGTATTTGGCATGGCACCTGCCCATTGCACATACCATGGCACCTGCCCATTGCACATACCATGGCACCTGCCCATTGCACATCCTAGGATATATTTAGCACATTCTACAATCAGTCCATTCAGCTTCTTTTATCTTATGTTAAACatctatgtatatatttgtttctgtatttattgttaatttcatattaatgttcattatgtttttgttagtttgtttgttatgttgGCCTGTGCACCAACCACCAGggcaaattccttgtaagtTTAACTGAGATGACAATAAACGCTACAGCTACTAATTAAGCCACTTAAATTACTTTCACCTCCACTGCATTAGAATGGAGACAGAAATCTAATAGACAGATATTTAGGTTAACAAACTAGACCTTAACTACATGGTATGCCCTTTGGTAATTTGGGTGAACGGACCCTTTAATAGAGAAACGACGTGTCCTTGTTTGCCCAGAAGAGGGCAGCGTCGTGGTTTTGCTGCATCTGTTCTGACTCAATTAAACGAAGAAGTACATGGCGGAAGAAAGCACAACAGtcctttctttaactgtttaTGCAACAGTCACCCTGAGGAATATTGGTGAACAGTGAGTAAACAGCACAACAATACAAGATACATTTAGGGAACTTATTTACCGGCGAGATTAGCGTGTATCTCTGATTTGACCATTTGTCCCTGCATTCATGTTTTAAAGCCAGGAACTTCCTTTGTGTGTAATTGGAGTATAAGGTAATAATATAGGACAACTTGTTTAAAGTGGCCAATAGTTTATTAAGTCAAATAACATTGTTTTCACAACGTGAGGTCTACACCAAAACTCAGCcaagctagctaacgctagctgaaACCGTCTCTCTCGGTCAACTCCAGACTCCCATTCAAAATCTTACAGTTTAATGTGTACAGGTTAATTCCACACCCAGTCCAACGCAATGCATTCACCGCTAGGCATGTTGGGAATTATTGAGTTTTGCTGGTCAGTTCGGCATAACTTTACTGAACCTTGAATTAAATCAATTGCATTGGGCACTGCCGTCAGAGTGTTTTACCTGCAGACGCTTGGCAGTTTCCTGCCAGGGACACAGTAGACCCTGAcggagtgtgtggtgtgtggtgacAGATGAAAAACATTAATTGGCAGATGTTTTGAAGGAGTCTGGCCCGGTTCACCGCTGTCTGGCTGTCGATGGATTGTGTTTGTAATTTTCAAACGAGATGCTACTAATAATGCAGAGatgaaaataaacatacattaaGTTATTTATGCAACATCAGGTCTGCCTAGCCTGTAGAGTCAGATGATAGACTATATGACTTAATATTAGTGTCATATACCCAAAGGTGCCCAACCCACATGGGCTTGCAAGACATTATTAACATTACCTACAgacatgacatggtgctcttggatgcttttatatagaccttagtggtcccctaatactgtatctgaagtctcttttatatagaccttagtggtcccctaatactgtatctgaagtctcttttatatagaccttagtggtcccctaatactgtatctgaagtctcttttatatagaccttagtggtcccctaatactgtatctgaagtctcttttatatagaccttagtggtcccctaatactgtgtctgatgtctcttttatatagaccttagtggtcccctaatactgtatctgaagtctcttttatatagaccttagtggtcccctaatactgtatctgaagtctctttcccaaaatccggacgtggtgcagaattacagctactagagccagtcccacaatgagctttccttaatatgcgccatttctgagtctgtagcttttgaggaagactttgctcgtttgaagcatctgagctttcattttctcaaaggcagagcaggatacccagggctcgatTTACACCtaatcaccatttctagccactgggggaccataggcaggctgggggaactcatattaatgttaaaaatatcataaagggaaattttcatgccatgggacatttAAGGAAATAAATTTTTAAGAACAGTCATATACAGACTGGTGGCCTTTCTGGATGTATACTGTCTCAGATAATCACATTAGGCAGCTCATAGTCCcctatctctttttttttttttttttttaaatgtgtaggaTATGTCTGCAGGTTGTGTGAGGTGGATGCTGAGCCATACAGTGAGATATGTGTGTAATGGTAGCAGCTGTGGCTACAGGACACTAGCATCAAGATTCACCATATGCAGTGAAAGATCCAACGTCATTGCTTCCTCCTGGAGATGGTCTCCATTCTCCACTGCTGGAGACGACACAGAACAGACTGCCGCtcgaaacaaaaaaaagcaagatcCCCGAGGACATGCCACAATCAGCGCAGTTGGCCGTAAGATCCCACAGCGTGAGATCCAGGTGATAAGTGAGACAGGCGAGAACCTGGGCACCATGCACCGCGCAGATGTGATCCGAATTATGGACGAGCAGGGTCTGAAATTGGTGCTGCTCAGTGAACGCAAAGATCCTCCCGTCTACCGGCTGATGAGCGGCAAACAGATCCATGAAGAGCAGTTGAAACTACGGGAGAAGCAGAAAGCAAAAGCAGGTATGTGATGTCCTGGCAGGGACCCAATCAAACCTTTTTAGTTTTACCCATTGGTCCCCAGGATCAGGGTCACAAGATGGTTTAAAAGTatggaagaaagaaagatattTCTCTTATCTTTGCTTTTTGCTTGTCAAATGCCAGGATGTTTCACTTTTTCAGGGCTGTAAAAGATATTCAAATTCAACAATCTGAGATggttaaaatctattttttgcTGAAATGCTCACAGTTTATAGAAGTAAACTTTAGGGTCAAAGGTTgactttctttcatttcaaaggGCCCCAAaccaaaaaggttttaaagttgttaataaatgtaGAGCACACAGATTAGGAACTGTTTACCTTGATTCAGTTCAACATTCAGTCACATACAGAGCAATGGGTGGATGGAACTTAATCCcaaacaatataaaacaacaaaacataacattaaaaaaacaaaaaaaatgaaaggctaTTACCTATATTAAAGTAACTTTAATATCTAACACTAATTCTTAGGAGTCGGTTACATGGGCTTTTtttgttatcactttttcttttaaaaatagattCATTCAAAGTAGTgtaatttcttatttctttctttgtttttgtaattttaaatattttgagaaatgttGTGTAATGCGATGTCgtgattatgtgtgtgtattgtgtttaaTGTGACGAtgtaaattgtattgtcacaaaaaaaagactgcaGGACCACAGTAAGACTAGCTTCTAGCTCATGCTGacgctaatggggatccaaattaATCAAACAAGTTGCAGACCATACTCTTTGTCTAACAAACCAGATCTGAATGGaaatatacatttaattaaatcttGATAACCGAGGCTACACTTGTGTACACCACCTCTGTTCTATTGAGCGTACATATTCTCCTATTCTTCTAGCTATTGGAGGTATTgcttaaatcatttttaatgggGATCTAATCTagtttaaatgttgtttaagCAAGGATCTAACTCTGTGCAACCTGATAATCTCAGTAACACAAGCATTCAACAGATCTTTCAGTAAAAAAATGCCATACACactatttgaaataaaatggctGGTGATGacacagtggatatgacacatgccttttctgtgggagacctgggttcgattcctaTTGAggacatcaaccaatgtgtccctgagcaagacaattaacccctagttgctccagtagcatgcaacctctgacatacagtgtgtatatatatatatagagcaattgtaagttgctttggataaaagcttcagctaaatgacataATATCACAtgataataatgtaaaaatgtaacacaATGTAACACATGTATTCTCTCCACAGCCCCCGTGCAGGTGAAGGAGCTCACCTTTTCATCCGGCATCGCAGCTCATGATCTCTCAACCAAGATGAAACAAGTGGAGAGCTGGCTGGAGAAGAAGAACCATGTTAGAATTACTTTGCGATCAGGACGCGGCGGACCTGCAGTCAACCTGGTGAGAATaaatcatttttgttgttgtctttaacAAAgatgctctaagcgatgtcacacattttttaggctacaacatttgttgatGTACGctctgtggccctttgctgcatgtcatttctttctttctcccctttcatgtcttcagctgtcctatataaataaatgactaaaatggccaaaaattAATCTTAAAACAACACTCACTAGTTTCACAttgacagaccttcctccacagcgctgcgtccacacagaattccgggatgggagaaaagcgtgctctggtttattggcatttctttaaaccaatcacaatcgttttGGGCGGTGCTATGCGCTacggaacttgttttggtgtacgTTAGGTAgattgttttagtcgtgcaacaggaCATGGAGGACATTTCCGATTTCAGGCGGCACCTTAACAATTCCGGAAATGAAATGCTGTCAATAAACAACATGTTCAATTGTTATTCAACTCATAATGGTGTGAATTGCAACAAAATACATCTGGTTATGCAGCAGATGTGGATATTTATCGCATTTATAAACAGGGTTgaccaaaaaaaatctaaatgaccTTCTTTGAACATGGTGGtgtggttttaaaaataataattttgtatGTCTGTTAGTAGAACTATTCACATGACAAACAACATGACACTTTCTGTTGTCTAAGTCCACTCTACCGGAAACAGGTTCCCAAAATCACAGATTTAATGTATATGTCTGCCAGAAATTTACAAATAAAGAGAGACTACTGGGACGCTGGTATTCAC of the Etheostoma spectabile isolate EspeVRDwgs_2016 chromosome 18, UIUC_Espe_1.0, whole genome shotgun sequence genome contains:
- the mtif3 gene encoding translation initiation factor IF-3, mitochondrial isoform X1 — protein: MSAGCVRWMLSHTVRYVCNGSSCGYRTLASRFTICSERSNVIASSWRWSPFSTAGDDTEQTAARNKKKQDPRGHATISAVGRKIPQREIQVISETGENLGTMHRADVIRIMDEQGLKLVLLSERKDPPVYRLMSGKQIHEEQLKLREKQKAKAAPVQVKELTFSSGIAAHDLSTKMKQVESWLEKKNHVRITLRSGRGGPAVNLDTTLEQIVQQMEVMVGFVSKPKVIRDGQAAMCILRPPSAKELSQKGKNMAAASQSDDSSSNATESKTSIPPVSNSDTTEGSIQP
- the mtif3 gene encoding translation initiation factor IF-3, mitochondrial isoform X2 — protein: MLSHTVRYVCNGSSCGYRTLASRFTICSERSNVIASSWRWSPFSTAGDDTEQTAARNKKKQDPRGHATISAVGRKIPQREIQVISETGENLGTMHRADVIRIMDEQGLKLVLLSERKDPPVYRLMSGKQIHEEQLKLREKQKAKAAPVQVKELTFSSGIAAHDLSTKMKQVESWLEKKNHVRITLRSGRGGPAVNLDTTLEQIVQQMEVMVGFVSKPKVIRDGQAAMCILRPPSAKELSQKGKNMAAASQSDDSSSNATESKTSIPPVSNSDTTEGSIQP